From Eremothecium sinecaudum strain ATCC 58844 chromosome V, complete sequence, a single genomic window includes:
- the COI1 gene encoding Coi1p (Syntenic homolog of Ashbya gossypii AFR148W; Syntenic homolog of Saccharomyces cerevisiae YDR381C-A; 1-intron in Ashbya gossypii), producing the protein MSFSALTPVGKYVAILSGLTIVSVLGTKTIIRQRRQGQFQPNYLESKSTNNDYNLAKIKPGFPENERKNETEEVKRKSEYEATGLSYMSRKRGDKLGLLDKWNKE; encoded by the exons ATGTCTTTTAGCGCATTGACACCAGTAGG AAAATATGTTGCAATTCTCTCAGGATTAACAATAGTATCAGTCTTAGGAACGAAAACTATTATTCGCCAAAGAAGACAAGGTCAATTCCAACCTAACTATTTGGAATCAAAATCTACAAATAATGATTACAATCTCGCAAAGATCAAACCAGGCTTTCCTGAAAATGAAAGGAAGAATGAGACGGAGGAGGTCAAGAGAAAAAGCGAGTACGAAGCAACAGGTTTATCGTACATGAGCAGGAAGCGTGGTGACAAGTTAGGGCTCCTTGACAAATGGAACAAGGAATAA
- the ORT1 gene encoding Ort1p (Syntenic homolog of Ashbya gossypii AFR146W; Syntenic homolog of Saccharomyces cerevisiae YOR130C (ORT1)): MPMLYEAFRDIFFGGIAGAVGKVVEYPFDTIKVRLQTQPHHVFPTTWSCIRYTYAEEGLWRGFYQGISSPLFGAFLENALLFVSFNIGKHLTDVYTDFDILTKTVLAGAFAGAWASLVLTPVELVKCKLQVSNLENSASERVSVLETARTVVRERGFGGLWQGHCSTLLRECLGCAVWFTTFETLKNWFSSTGDGIENTPWELLISGACAGVCFNASVFPADTVKSTMQTEHVSFSSAITIIMSNNGPMGFYRGIGITLLRAVPANAAIFYIHERLSKL; encoded by the coding sequence ATGCCAATGTTATACGAAGCCTTTAGGGATATTTTTTTTGGAGGTATTGCTGGAGCAGTTGGTAAGGTAGTTGAATATCCATTTGATACCATAAAAGTACGATTGCAAACTCAACCCCACCATGTTTTCCCCACAACCTGGTCATGTATCAGGTACACATATGCAGAAGAGGGTCTCTGGAGAGGTTTCTACCAGGGTATCTCTTCGCCACTTTTCGGAGCTTTTTTAGAGAACGCTCTACTATTTGTATCGTTCAATATAGGTAAACATCTAACGGATGTATACACTGATTTTGATATTTTGACTAAAACTGTTCTTGCAGGTGCGTTTGCAGGTGCATGGGCTAGTTTGGTGTTGACACCTGTAGAGTTAGTCAAGTGTAAGTTGCAGGTTTCTAATTTAGAGAACTCAGCATCGGAACGTGTTTCGGTATTGGAAACCGCTCGAACTGTTGTTCGGGAACGTGGGTTCGGTGGACTATGGCAGGGGCACTGTAGTACCCTACTGCGAGAATGTCTTGGATGTGCGGTTTGGTTCACAACTTTTGAGACATTGAAGAACTGGTTTTCTTCTACAGGGGATGGAATCGAAAACACACCATGGGAACTACTAATATCAGGTGCCTGCGCTGGTGTATGTTTCAATGCTAGTGTCTTTCCGGCAGATACTGTCAAATCTACTATGCAAACTGAGCATGTCAGTTTCTCCTCTGCAATTACAATAATTATGAGTAACAATGGGCCGATGGGGTTCTATCGGGGAATTGGAATAACATTGCTCAGGGCTGTACCGGCAAATGCTGCAATATTTTACATCCACGAAAGGCTTTCCAAACTGTGA
- the RPP2B gene encoding ribosomal protein P2 (Syntenic homolog of Ashbya gossypii AFR145C; Syntenic homolog of Saccharomyces cerevisiae YDR382W (RPP2B)) codes for MKYLAAYLLLLQGGNESPSAADIKELIESVGIEAEESQISNLLSSLEGKSINDLIAEGQTKFASVPAGGASVGGAAVGGAAAGGASAAAEEQAEEEAKEESDDDMGFGLFD; via the coding sequence ATGAAGTACTTGGCTGCTTATTTGTTATTGTTGCAAGGTGGTAATGAATCACCATCCGCTGCTGACATCAAGGAATTGATCGAATCTGTTGGTattgaagctgaagaatCTCAAATCTCCAACTTGCTATCCTCTttggagggcaagtctATCAACGACTTGATTGCTGAAGGTCAAACTAAGTTTGCTTCTGTTCCTGCTGGTGGTGCTTCTGTTGGCGGTGCTGCTGTTGGCGGTGCTGCTGCTGGTGGTGCTTCCGCTGCTGCTGAAGAACaagctgaagaagaggCTAAGGAGGAATCCGACGATGACATGGGTTTCGGTTTATTCGATTAG
- the KAE1 gene encoding tRNA N6-adenosine threonylcarbamoyltransferase (Syntenic homolog of Ashbya gossypii AEL316W; Syntenic homolog of Saccharomyces cerevisiae YKR038C (KAE1)), whose translation MVNLNSIPSKNRRNYYLALGLEGSANKLGVGVIKHPILAQHNDSDLSHDCHTEILSNIRDTYITPPGEGFLPRDTARHHRNWVVRIVRRALDEANVKDPKELDVICFTRGPGMGAPLHSVVIAARTMSLLWDVPLIGVNHCVAHIEMGREITKAENPIVLYVSGGNTQVIAYSENRYRIFGETLDIAIGNCLDRFARTLKIPNAPSPGYNIEQLAKKCLNKDRLVELPYTVKGMDLSMSGILAYIESLAKDLFKENKKNKILFDRATGEQLVTVEDLCYSLQENLFAMLVEITERAMAHVNSNQVLIVGGVGSNVRLQEIMAAMCKDRSDGQVHATDERFCIDNGVMIAQAGLLEYRMGNKVMDFSETVVTQRFRTDEVYVSWRE comes from the coding sequence ATGGTTAACCTAAATTCAATTCCATCAAAAAATAGGCGTAACTATTATTTGGCGTTGGGTTTAGAAGGATCTGCAAATAAACTTGGGGTTGGGGTGATTAAACATCCCATTTTAGCGCAGCATAATGATAGTGATCTATCCCATGATTGTCACACTGAAATACTGTCCAATATTAGAGATACCTATATTACACCACCAGGTGAGGGATTTCTTCCAAGAGATACTGCTAGACATCATAGAAACTGGGTTGTCAGAATTGTACGTCGTGCGCTAGATGAGGCCAATGTTAAAGATCCAAAAGAACTAGATGTTATATGCTTTACTAGAGGACCAGGGATGGGTGCTCCACTTCATTCTGTTGTAATAGCGGCACGTACAATGTCTTTACTGTGGGACGTACCTCTAATAGGTGTCAATCACTGTGTGGCTCATATTGAAATGGGCAGAGAAATTACTAAAGCTGAAAATCCAATTGTATTATATGTCAGCGGAGGAAATACACAAGTTATCGCATACTCTGAAAACAGGTATAGAATTTTTGGCGAGACGTTAGATATAGCAATCGGAAACTGTTTGGACAGATTTGCCAGAACATTAAAAATCCCGAATGCTCCGTCCCCAGGATACAACATCGAGCAATTGGCAAAAAAGTGCCTTAATAAAGACCGATTAGTAGAGCTTCCATACACTGTAAAGGGTATGGATCTTTCTATGAGTGGGATTTTGGCATACATAGAATCTTTGGCAAAGGATCttttcaaagaaaataaaaagaataaGATTTTATTCGATAGAGCTACCGGCGAGCAACTGGTAACAGTAGAGGACTTATGCTATTCATTACAAGAAAATCTATTTGCAATGCTAGTCGAAATTACGGAGCGCGCAATGGCACATGTAAACTCAAACCAGGTCCTAATTGTGGGTGGGGTAGGTTCTAACGTCAGATTACAGGAGATAATGGCAGCTATGTGCAAAGATCGCTCTGATGGTCAAGTCCATGCTACTGATGAAAGGTTTTGTATAGATAATGGTGTTATGATTGCCCAAGCAGGTTTGCTAGAGTACAGAATGGGTAACAAAGTAATGGACTTCTCAGAAACAGTTGTAACGCAACGTTTCAGAACCGACGAAGTCTACGTATCATGGAGAGAATGA
- the SPC34 gene encoding Spc34p (Syntenic homolog of Ashbya gossypii AEL315W; Syntenic homolog of Saccharomyces cerevisiae YKR037C (SPC34)), with translation MSESLNYCLDQIKQSADSISTLYFKPPGIFQNALVHSTNTSYAEIITRLIRDGDPVDELSLYKVDSEGKLRRKDGKQGVYDHLSERASVLKRNRLLGMPEETPIAYVPKEFYLKQHDLITKKKQRLNRDFLFDDISPEAGGVFEVLLKKFADDNEVKQLLYALQNGSVITEEDSSSRRKTMFVEDFALDLVFRLLQEIVTQWPLNEHRAKYDRLLAVYEDIHGDIEKLRSEIDEQENKLQMQFEEDSLDEDGDEPGRTEPSSSVSDLIRQELEEIKALEQKIQQLKHHQ, from the coding sequence ATGTCAGAGTCACTCAATTACTGTTTAGATCAAATAAAACAATCTGCAGACTCAATCTCGACGCTGTACTTCAAACCGCCTGGTATTTTCCAGAACGCTTTAGTCCACAGTACCAACACATCCTATGCAGAAATCATCACAAGACTAATTAGAGATGGGGACCCAGTTGATGAACTGTCACTTTATAAGGTAGACTCAGAGGGTAAATTGAGAAGGAAGGATGGTAAGCAAGGCGTATATGATCATCTATCTGAACGAGCGTCAGTTCTAAAAAGAAATAGACTTCTCGGTATGCCAGAGGAAACACCAATTGCTTACGTACCAAAAGAGTTTTATCTGAAGCAGCATGATCTAATAACCAAGAAGAAACAGCGTTTGAACAGGGACTTTCTTTTCGATGATATATCCCCTGAAGCGGGCGGAGTTTTTGAGGTGCTTCTTAAAAAGTTTGCAGATGACAACGAAGTTAAACAACTCCTATACGCATTGCAGAATGGTAGTGTAATTACAGAAGAAGACTCTTCGTCAAGAAGGAAAACTATGTTTGTCGAGGACTTCGCCCTTGATCTTGTTTTCAGACTTCTTCAGGAAATTGTTACTCAATGGCCTTTGAATGAACATCGCGCTAAATATGATCGCCTGTTAGCTGTATATGAAGATATACATGGAGATATTGAGAAGCTGCGTTCAGAAATTGACGAACAAGAGAATAAGCTTCAGATGcaatttgaagaagattcTCTAGACGAAGATGGTGATGAACCGGGAAGAACGGAGCCATCTTCAAGCGTCTCAGATCTCATACGACAGGAATTGGAAGAAATAAAAGCTTTAGAACAGAAAATTCAACAACTAAAACATCACCAATAA
- the CAF4 gene encoding Caf4p (Syntenic homolog of Ashbya gossypii AEL314W; Syntenic homolog of Saccharomyces cerevisiae YJL112W (MDV1) and YKR036C (CAF4)), with product MASDQFVNLGRALSTTASVVLGSQSVEDTILSYSSPYKKMLHDSITNSGGKTSLMKASNWRNRFSLFSSKNGAFQDLFHATSGKSYFKNGFGNSRTSFQVLSYLSDELLADVPNSHSSSTGQYKALTENGERPKKKKHSKTQKNDVSLFQGFEASLPVIDQTISSHQKRIGNKDIKSIREAGTENMPDALEEEEDQLEFRLPEGVSLDTINNTYSIKALSNSIKLITDNLDLLEIQKNLAASEIKELDMKMEKIKAIRDLVFKRIATVEQNELFLEKHLLTIKDRIDMIEDYDLDNDDGNDHVVTSPNGPNSPSKKNQIDGASPIDSNSQEEPRSPSTKSTMNQSQLKYMHINHEKKMKQHELSRSRKTHPTLQQYYEPGANITSFSSAHDDKVTCLDFNMPFGTLCSAGKMDPTIKVWDLSKNSRIASISGHLATISCMQMDEYNTLITGGRDALLKMWDIQKAVEGNISPENDVCIHTFDSHIDEITALSFDGSTLVSGSQDRTIRQWDLKNGKCVQTIDISFATGGGMSRSMMASSVLDANEAPIIGALQCYDAALATGTKDGIVRLWDLRTGRVVRTLDGHTDAVTSLQFDSMNLITGSLDNSIRIWDLRTGTLADAFAYEHPVTCLQFDLQKIVAANQEGTVKVYDRQHKKHWFCGGDEKTENVVEFVRYKDGYLVEGRGNGDINAWAI from the coding sequence ATGGCAAGCGACCAATTTGTAAACTTAGGAAGGGCTTTATCTACTACTGCGTCTGTTGTTTTGGGCTCCCAATCTGTGGAGGATACAATACTGTCCTACAGCAGCCCCTATAAGAAGATGCTTCATGATTCGATAACCAATTCTGGTGGCAAAACGAGCCTTATGAAGGCGAGTAATTGGAGGAATCGTTTTTCACTATTTTCATCTAAAAATGGTGCATTTCAAGATCTTTTTCATGCTACTTCGGGTAAGAGctattttaaaaatggtTTTGGAAATTCTAGGACAAGCTTCCAGGTATTGAGTTACCTCAGTGATGAATTATTGGCTGACGTACCTAACAGCCATTCAAGCTCGACAGGACAGTATAAAGCATTGACAGAAAATGGAGAGAGACCtaaaaagaagaaacaTTCCAAAACACAGAAGAATGATGTTTCGCTCTTTCAAGGGTTTGAGGCTTCATTGCCGGTGATTGATCAGACTATCAGTTCTCATCAGAAACGTATTGGCAATAAGGACATTAAATCCATTAGGGAAGCAGGGACAGAGAATATGCCTGATGCTTTggaagaagaggaagacCAACTTGAATTCAGATTACCAGAAGGTGTCAGTCTAGATACAATAAACAATACCTACTCCATCAAGGCATTATCTAATTCTATAAAGCTCATTACTGATAACCTGGACCTCTTGGAAATCCAAAAGAATTTGGCTGCTAGTGAGATTAAAGAGTTAGATATGAAAATGGAGAAAATAAAGGCCATCCGCGATTTAGTATTTAAGAGAATAGCAACGGTTGAACAGAATGAGTTATTTTTGGAAAAGCATCTCCTGACTATTAAGGATAGAATTGATATGATAGAAGACTATGATTTGGATAATGATGATGGGAATGATCATGTAGTAACTTCTCCAAATGGACCAAATTCTCCTTCAAAAAAGAATCAGATTGATGGTGCATCTCCAATTGATTCCAATAGCCAGGAAGAGCCTCGCTCACCCTCTACTAAGAGTACCATGAATCAAAGTCAGCTTAAGTATATGCACATTAACCATGAGAAAAAGATGAAGCAGCACGAACTCAGTCGGTCAAGAAAGACGCATCCTACTCTGCAACAATATTATGAACCAGGTGCCAATATTACATCGTTCTCTTCTGCACATGATGATAAAGTGACATGTTTGGACTTTAATATGCCATTTGGAACTTTATGTTCAGCAGGGAAGATGGATCCCACGATCAAGGTGTGGGATTTGAGTAAAAATAGTCGTATTGCCTCCATTTCCGGCCATTTAGCCACAATTAGTTGCATGCAAATGGATGAATACAACACGCTGATTACTGGTGGACGTGATGCTTTACTTAAGATGTGGGACATACAGAAGGCTGTAGAAGGTAATATCTCCCCAGAAAATGATGTTTGCATTCATACTTTTGACTCACATATTGATGAGATCACAGCACTGAGCTTTGATGGCAGTACATTAGTGTCTGGTTCACAGGATCGAACTATTCGGCAGTGGGATTTGAAAAACGGAAAATGTGTTCAGACTATTGACATTAGCTTTGCAACTGGTGGAGGAATGTCTAGGTCAATGATGGCAAGCAGTGTTTTGGATGCAAATGAAGCACCAATAATTGGAGCTTTACAGTGCTATGATGCTGCTCTTGCTACTGGAACTAAGGACGGTATAGTGAGACTATGGGACTTGAGAACAGGTCGAGTTGTTCGGACCTTGGACGGTCATACAGATGCGGTGACTTCTTTACAATTTGATTCAATGAATTTGATTACTGGATCACTTGATAATAGTATTCGTATTTGGGACTTAAGAACTGGTACATTGGCGGATGCATTTGCATATGAGCATCCTGTGACCTGCTTGCAGTTCGACTTACAAAAGATAGTTGCAGC